Proteins encoded by one window of Thermobaculum terrenum ATCC BAA-798:
- a CDS encoding Fur family transcriptional regulator, whose product MTIQDKRTSELVDLLRNAGMRVTPQRLEIVSALVHGSHPSAEEIYEQVSAKLPTTSLATVYNTLEALKSLGQVLEVRPPQGGIRYDVLRPYGHSHLVCKRCGRVEDAPQQILENGEVSLKVPDIGWSDLEIRLDLEGICPYCREVGADG is encoded by the coding sequence ATGACCATACAGGACAAGCGGACATCCGAGCTGGTTGACTTGCTTAGAAACGCTGGTATGCGGGTTACTCCTCAGAGGCTGGAGATTGTGAGTGCTTTGGTGCATGGCAGTCACCCTAGCGCTGAGGAGATCTACGAGCAGGTCAGCGCTAAGCTGCCCACTACAAGTTTGGCGACGGTGTACAACACCTTGGAGGCTCTTAAGTCTTTGGGGCAGGTGTTGGAGGTAAGGCCTCCTCAGGGCGGTATTAGATATGACGTGCTTCGTCCATATGGACATTCGCATCTGGTATGTAAGCGTTGTGGCAGGGTGGAGGATGCTCCGCAGCAGATACTAGAGAATGGCGAAGTGTCGCTCAAAGTCCCAGATATTGGTTGGTCAGATCTAGAAATCAGGCTCGACCTAGAGGGTATATGTCCATATTGCAGGGAGGTGGGCGCCGATGGCTAG
- a CDS encoding aspartate aminotransferase family protein, protein MMGHLTRELSAVVDRYIQQRPRSAEIYQRAVEDLPDGVTHDKRFMTPFPTYIQRAKGSRKWDVDGNEYVDYVMGHGALLLGHCHPEVTQAVVEQVQKFTHPGGSHELEVEWAELVKSLIPSAEKVRFTSSGTEATHMAIRLARAYTGRKKIVKLEGHFHGWHDGVAKAQTPPYDRKTPGIPDEISELTLVSPAKLESIEKIFSSDRDIAAIIFEPSGASYGTVPLPEGFVQGLKDLSDRYGVLLICDEVVTGFRWSPGGVQALAGIKPDLTTLAKILAGGFPGGAVAGRADILDLISHASDPAKRIVHQGTFNANPVSAAAGVECLKIVGSSDVCQQAASKAAVLRSRLNEKFEDLQIPGCAYGESSICHIIIGEEVPNRVRGDLQRPDLPEDVLRTKGTNQQLMWLFDLAMMNEGVDLFSGSAFVSSYHTDEDIDLTIDAFVKVVSELKNEGYL, encoded by the coding sequence ATGATGGGGCATCTAACACGGGAGCTAAGTGCGGTAGTAGATAGGTACATCCAGCAGAGACCTAGATCGGCAGAGATATACCAGCGTGCCGTAGAGGATCTTCCCGATGGTGTTACTCATGACAAGCGGTTTATGACCCCTTTCCCGACATATATCCAAAGGGCTAAAGGTAGTAGAAAGTGGGATGTGGATGGTAATGAATACGTAGACTACGTCATGGGCCATGGGGCATTACTGCTAGGCCACTGTCATCCTGAAGTAACTCAGGCCGTGGTGGAGCAGGTTCAAAAGTTCACCCATCCTGGAGGATCCCATGAGCTAGAGGTAGAGTGGGCGGAGTTGGTCAAATCACTGATACCTTCTGCTGAGAAGGTAAGGTTCACGAGCTCAGGGACGGAAGCAACTCATATGGCTATCCGTCTGGCCAGAGCCTACACAGGCAGGAAGAAGATCGTGAAGCTTGAGGGGCACTTTCATGGTTGGCACGATGGCGTAGCCAAGGCTCAAACTCCTCCCTACGACAGGAAGACTCCGGGCATTCCAGATGAGATATCTGAGCTCACGCTGGTATCGCCAGCCAAGCTGGAATCTATAGAGAAGATATTTAGCTCGGATAGAGATATAGCGGCAATAATATTTGAACCCTCGGGGGCCAGCTATGGTACGGTGCCTCTGCCCGAAGGCTTTGTGCAAGGGCTGAAGGACTTATCTGATCGCTATGGTGTGCTGCTTATATGTGACGAGGTGGTCACAGGTTTTAGATGGTCTCCCGGGGGAGTGCAGGCGTTAGCAGGAATAAAGCCTGATCTTACCACATTGGCCAAAATCCTCGCAGGAGGTTTCCCTGGAGGGGCTGTTGCTGGTAGGGCCGATATCCTGGATCTGATATCGCATGCCAGCGATCCTGCCAAGAGGATAGTACATCAAGGTACCTTCAATGCCAACCCCGTATCTGCTGCCGCAGGTGTTGAGTGCTTGAAGATAGTGGGCTCAAGCGATGTTTGCCAGCAGGCAGCAAGCAAGGCAGCTGTACTCCGCTCGAGACTCAATGAGAAGTTCGAGGATCTGCAAATACCTGGATGTGCATACGGCGAGAGCTCTATCTGTCACATCATAATTGGCGAAGAGGTGCCTAATAGGGTTCGGGGAGACTTGCAAAGGCCTGATCTGCCTGAGGATGTGCTCCGTACCAAAGGTACCAACCAGCAATTGATGTGGCTATTTGATCTTGCGATGATGAATGAAGGTGTAGATTTGTTCTCTGGCAGTGCTTTCGTCAGTAGTTATCATACGGATGAGGATATAGATCTGACGATAGATGCCTTTGTTAAGGTGGTTTCGGAGCTTAAGAATGAAGGTTATCTATAG
- a CDS encoding M55 family metallopeptidase — protein sequence MRVYISADMEGISGVVHPSQIDPNGSDYLRGRRLQTGDVNAAIEGALQAGASEVIVNDSHWVQRNILLEDLHPCARLISGSTKRLGMVHGVEGADLALFIGYHAKHGTPYAIADHTWSSSCVDDLRLNGHSIGEFALNAYICGYFGVPVVMASGDQALENEAKALIPGIQVAVVKLATGRWAAECLPLSESRKLIRSCAKEAVSVRNIQPLSPPSPCEVELDLMVTEMADRAEYVPGVHRIGGRTIGFECEDIIKAFEMFRTVVNAASLFTPF from the coding sequence ATGCGAGTCTACATTTCTGCAGACATGGAGGGCATCTCAGGAGTTGTACATCCCTCACAGATAGATCCAAACGGTAGCGACTATCTACGAGGTCGTCGTTTGCAAACAGGGGATGTGAACGCTGCTATAGAGGGGGCTTTACAGGCAGGAGCTTCTGAGGTGATAGTCAATGACTCTCATTGGGTTCAGCGCAACATTCTTCTGGAAGATTTGCATCCATGCGCTAGGCTGATCTCCGGAAGCACTAAGCGATTAGGTATGGTGCATGGGGTGGAGGGAGCAGACTTGGCATTGTTCATCGGATATCATGCTAAACATGGTACCCCTTATGCTATTGCAGACCATACTTGGAGCTCAAGCTGTGTCGATGACCTGAGGCTTAACGGCCACTCCATAGGGGAGTTCGCTCTCAATGCTTATATCTGTGGCTACTTTGGTGTTCCTGTGGTTATGGCCAGCGGAGATCAAGCACTAGAGAATGAAGCTAAAGCTCTTATTCCGGGAATCCAAGTAGCGGTGGTCAAATTGGCTACTGGTAGGTGGGCAGCAGAGTGCTTACCTTTGTCGGAGTCTCGTAAGCTTATAAGGAGCTGCGCCAAGGAGGCGGTATCGGTGCGCAATATACAACCGCTGTCTCCTCCGAGTCCTTGTGAGGTAGAGCTTGATCTAATGGTTACTGAGATGGCCGACAGAGCTGAGTATGTGCCTGGTGTGCATAGGATAGGGGGTAGAACTATTGGCTTTGAGTGCGAAGATATCATAAAGGCTTTCGAGATGTTTCGTACCGTGGTGAACGCAGCGTCGTTATTTACGCCTTTCTAG
- a CDS encoding metal-dependent transcriptional regulator, whose amino-acid sequence MASSQATETTHVTASMEQYLLAMYCLRRENQPLIGARLAEWLDVSPASVTGMIHRMSQEGLVQVGRGKQITLTTKGWQIALTTARRHYLAERLLTDMLGVDWYRAHVEAERWQHAITDETEEKLWIALGRPTTCPHGSPIPGTGACFSPHSRKLTDVEVGRELIVERISDSATENIDLLKFFQDHLIMPGKKLSVREINSITQAVTVETENGPVALGIEAARQVIVVPAHLFQQRKPPERLRKDSTF is encoded by the coding sequence ATGGCTAGTTCCCAAGCAACAGAAACAACCCATGTAACTGCCAGCATGGAACAGTACCTCTTGGCTATGTATTGTCTCCGCAGGGAGAATCAGCCACTCATCGGCGCTCGTCTGGCTGAATGGTTAGATGTGTCTCCGGCATCGGTGACCGGCATGATCCACAGGATGAGCCAGGAAGGCTTGGTACAGGTAGGCAGGGGAAAGCAGATTACTCTGACGACTAAGGGGTGGCAGATAGCACTCACGACTGCACGTAGGCACTATCTGGCTGAGCGGCTGCTAACTGATATGCTAGGGGTGGATTGGTACAGAGCACATGTGGAAGCCGAGAGATGGCAGCATGCGATAACTGATGAGACCGAAGAGAAGCTCTGGATAGCGCTTGGGAGGCCAACTACGTGCCCCCATGGTAGCCCCATACCAGGTACGGGAGCATGCTTTTCTCCCCATTCCCGCAAATTAACAGATGTTGAAGTAGGTCGAGAGCTAATAGTTGAGCGTATTTCAGACAGTGCTACTGAAAACATCGATTTGCTCAAGTTTTTTCAGGATCATCTCATAATGCCTGGTAAGAAGCTGAGTGTGAGGGAAATTAACTCTATTACTCAGGCTGTAACGGTAGAAACAGAGAACGGTCCTGTTGCACTGGGGATCGAGGCTGCTAGGCAAGTTATAGTCGTACCTGCCCATCTATTCCAGCAGCGAAAGCCACCTGAGAGACTGAGAAAGGACTCTACTTTCTAA
- a CDS encoding 2-hydroxyacid dehydrogenase: MYRVYITRKIPEAGLRLLKDHGFELDIWPGDLPPSKEELKRGISQADAMISLLTDKIDEEVISNARNLKVIANYAVGYDNIDLEAATKAGIVVTNTPDVLTETTADLAWALMLSVARRLIEGVSHVKDGKWRTWEPQLLLGQDVYGATLGIVGMGRIGQAVARRAIGFQMKVLYTSRSEKTGIDAQKVSLDELLAQSDFISLHTPLTKETRHMINKSTLKRMKPTAILINTARGPLVDTAALVEALREGQIAGAGLDVTDPEPLPRNHPLLYLPNCIVVPHIGSASQRTRDLMSEIAARNVIAVLEGSQAPNQVNILGS; encoded by the coding sequence TTGTACAGAGTATACATTACGAGGAAGATTCCCGAAGCAGGGCTAAGGTTACTGAAAGATCATGGATTCGAATTAGACATATGGCCAGGGGATCTGCCGCCGAGCAAAGAAGAGTTGAAGAGAGGGATTTCTCAGGCTGATGCTATGATATCTCTGCTGACCGACAAGATAGATGAAGAAGTAATATCTAACGCACGCAATCTCAAGGTTATAGCAAACTACGCAGTAGGGTACGACAACATAGACCTGGAAGCTGCAACTAAAGCGGGAATAGTGGTCACCAATACGCCAGATGTACTGACTGAGACCACAGCAGATCTTGCATGGGCATTGATGCTATCCGTGGCCCGCAGGCTTATAGAGGGAGTCTCTCATGTTAAAGATGGCAAGTGGCGCACCTGGGAACCTCAGCTGCTGCTTGGACAGGACGTCTACGGAGCTACTCTAGGAATAGTGGGAATGGGGAGAATAGGACAGGCTGTAGCTAGGCGGGCAATAGGTTTTCAGATGAAAGTTCTGTACACCTCAAGATCTGAAAAAACGGGCATAGATGCTCAAAAGGTAAGCTTAGACGAATTATTAGCACAATCCGACTTCATAAGCCTTCATACTCCTCTCACTAAAGAGACCAGGCATATGATTAACAAATCAACCCTTAAGCGCATGAAGCCAACGGCGATCTTGATCAATACTGCCAGAGGACCGCTAGTAGACACAGCAGCCCTGGTAGAAGCGCTAAGAGAAGGGCAAATCGCTGGTGCCGGACTCGACGTCACAGATCCAGAACCTTTACCAAGGAACCACCCATTACTTTACCTGCCTAACTGTATAGTTGTACCTCACATAGGAAGTGCCTCACAAAGGACACGTGACCTAATGTCCGAGATCGCAGCACGAAACGTGATAGCCGTGCTGGAGGGCTCACAAGCGCCAAATCAAGTCAACATATTAGGCTCCTAG
- a CDS encoding YggT family protein gives MSRIDDDNARSLNEDRIYEERYVEVDRRSLLAYRWARVVYFVFGIIEGLIAIRFVLRLLGANPNSQFAALIYNLTAPLLAPFRGLFSEPSFGTAVIEWRSLVAIAVYMLLSYVLVRLGYLLFS, from the coding sequence ATGAGCCGGATAGATGATGATAACGCCAGAAGTTTGAACGAAGATAGGATATACGAGGAAAGATATGTTGAGGTAGACAGGAGAAGCCTGTTGGCCTATCGATGGGCCAGGGTCGTGTACTTCGTATTTGGGATAATAGAAGGCTTGATAGCCATCAGGTTTGTACTGAGGCTGTTGGGTGCAAATCCTAATAGCCAATTTGCAGCTCTGATCTACAACCTAACAGCCCCCCTATTGGCACCCTTCAGAGGGTTGTTTTCTGAACCTAGCTTCGGAACAGCCGTTATAGAATGGCGCTCCCTTGTGGCTATAGCCGTGTATATGTTGCTTTCCTATGTTTTAGTAAGGCTTGGGTACCTGCTGTTCTCGTAA
- a CDS encoding N(4)-(beta-N-acetylglucosaminyl)-L-asparaginase, with protein MGKFVVVASANGRVGIEEAARVLANGGSALDAVEVGCRLVESNPEDHSVGLGGLPNLIGEVELDASIMDGTTLRAGAVAAVKGYEHPISIARKVMELTPHVCLVGSGAERFAKEMGFEPTDLLTPESKRLWEERIRGESSDVDPGMIRYHEQIIQWLSLISDPEKPAGGTVNFLALDREGNLACGVSTSGWYCKYPGRIGDSPIIGAGNYADSRFAAVGCTGRGELAMRIPAAYTVVVRVQRGESLINALCQTMQDINKLEDPYATGLSMVALDKDGNHAAVSNRPDTTYVWLEEGMDSYQESPRIYVA; from the coding sequence TTGGGCAAGTTCGTGGTGGTTGCTAGTGCCAATGGAAGAGTTGGCATTGAGGAAGCTGCCAGGGTTTTGGCAAATGGGGGTAGTGCTCTCGATGCGGTAGAAGTTGGCTGCAGGTTGGTAGAGAGTAATCCTGAGGATCATTCGGTCGGCCTCGGAGGTCTGCCTAACCTGATAGGCGAGGTGGAGCTTGATGCTTCGATAATGGATGGTACGACACTCCGGGCTGGTGCTGTAGCTGCGGTCAAGGGGTACGAACATCCCATATCTATAGCTCGCAAAGTCATGGAGCTCACGCCCCATGTCTGCTTGGTAGGTAGTGGTGCTGAAAGGTTTGCCAAAGAAATGGGGTTTGAGCCAACAGATCTGCTTACCCCAGAATCCAAGCGGCTGTGGGAGGAGCGTATACGAGGGGAATCTTCTGATGTAGATCCTGGAATGATCCGCTACCATGAGCAGATTATACAGTGGCTATCGCTTATAAGCGATCCCGAGAAGCCTGCAGGTGGTACGGTTAATTTTCTTGCGCTTGATAGGGAAGGCAATCTTGCTTGCGGAGTAAGTACCAGTGGCTGGTATTGCAAATATCCAGGCAGAATAGGCGATTCCCCAATTATAGGTGCAGGCAATTATGCAGATAGTAGGTTCGCTGCTGTGGGCTGTACTGGTAGGGGAGAGCTTGCCATGAGGATTCCCGCAGCTTATACCGTGGTGGTCAGGGTACAAAGAGGGGAATCGCTAATCAACGCTCTCTGTCAGACGATGCAGGATATAAACAAACTGGAAGATCCTTATGCAACTGGGCTGAGCATGGTTGCCCTTGACAAAGATGGCAACCATGCAGCTGTGTCTAATAGACCGGATACTACATATGTATGGTTAGAGGAGGGAATGGATAGCTACCAAGAGTCGCCCAGGATATATGTCGCATAG